From one Chloroflexota bacterium genomic stretch:
- a CDS encoding Fic family protein — MIAGRAFPYVSGCAIATSQPCGDGRRSIFNSVKITAPIIVLIACWRQYGRNFNSLLPSGNNKNHLTRASNLSSTAIGRAGRYISQPAGYRAFIPRSLPPDPPLQLDETGHSLLSEAGIALGRLDGSIQILPDADLFMYMFIRKEAVLSSQIEGTQSSLNDLLAAEAKLFGLHERDDVWEVINHVQALNHGLERLETLPLSMRLIKEIHGVLIKDVRGSQYRPGEFRTSQNWIGAAGSTINEAVFVPPPPHEMQTALGELEKFWHSMSDLPILVKVALVHAQFETIHPFLDGNGRIGRLLVTFLLIISRTLRKPALFLSEYFIRRRDEYYLRLQAVRDEGAWEEWVMFFLRGVLQVSDQAALAAAEVVALREEHRQKVTENFGRSAANGLRILELLYKFPVVNVNLVSRNTKIGFGPANLLIARFVEEGLLAEITGNKRNRLFQYKPYTDLFAGGP, encoded by the coding sequence ATGATCGCTGGGCGTGCCTTTCCCTATGTGTCCGGGTGCGCAATCGCGACATCACAGCCCTGCGGTGATGGGCGGCGATCCATATTCAATTCCGTCAAAATAACGGCGCCGATTATCGTCCTTATTGCATGCTGGCGACAATATGGAAGGAATTTCAACTCTTTATTGCCCTCAGGCAACAACAAGAATCATTTGACGAGAGCATCGAATTTGAGCTCGACTGCCATCGGCCGCGCAGGTCGATACATTTCCCAGCCCGCCGGATACCGGGCGTTCATCCCACGCTCGTTGCCACCAGACCCACCTCTGCAACTGGACGAGACCGGACACTCTCTGCTTTCAGAAGCCGGAATCGCGCTTGGCCGCCTTGACGGATCAATCCAAATCTTGCCGGACGCCGACCTGTTCATGTACATGTTCATCCGTAAAGAAGCCGTACTGTCTAGCCAAATCGAAGGAACGCAAAGTTCGCTAAATGATTTGCTGGCCGCGGAGGCCAAGCTTTTCGGGCTGCACGAACGCGACGATGTCTGGGAAGTGATTAACCACGTCCAGGCACTCAATCACGGGCTGGAGCGCCTCGAAACGTTGCCGCTATCGATGCGCTTAATCAAGGAAATCCACGGCGTTTTGATCAAGGACGTTCGCGGATCGCAATACCGTCCGGGGGAATTCAGGACATCCCAAAACTGGATTGGAGCTGCGGGCAGCACCATAAACGAAGCGGTATTCGTGCCTCCCCCGCCGCACGAGATGCAGACTGCGCTTGGGGAACTGGAAAAGTTCTGGCATTCAATGTCGGACTTGCCGATATTGGTCAAGGTCGCACTGGTGCACGCGCAATTTGAAACCATTCATCCATTCCTCGATGGAAATGGGCGAATCGGGCGGCTTCTGGTCACGTTCTTGCTGATCATTTCACGGACCCTGCGCAAACCCGCGTTGTTTCTTTCGGAGTACTTCATCCGGCGCCGGGACGAATACTACCTCCGCCTACAGGCGGTACGGGATGAGGGCGCCTGGGAGGAATGGGTTATGTTCTTCCTCAGAGGTGTGTTGCAGGTCAGCGACCAGGCCGCATTGGCAGCGGCCGAGGTTGTCGCTCTTCGCGAAGAGCACAGGCAAAAAGTTACCGAGAACTTCGGGCGCTCGGCCGCCAACGGATTGCGCATATTGGAACTCCTGTACAAGTTCCCGGTCGTTAATGTGAACCTGGTGAGCCGCAACACAAAGATCGGCTTTGGCCCAGCCAATCTCTTGATCGCCCGATTTGTGGAAGAAGGTTTGCTGGCAGAAATCACCGGGAACAAACGCAACCGGTTGTTCCAGTACAAGCCATACACGGATCTGTTCGCGGGTGGCCCTTGA
- a CDS encoding SDR family oxidoreductase produces the protein MDLELGGRVAVVTGGSMGIGKAIAIELAREGVDLALAARTAGPLEATVKEIAASTGRRVIGVPTDTTSTAAVQNLVDKTITEFGRIDILVNSAAMAGGQVTGDLDEAQEKDLIEDLDTKVVGYFRTIKAVAPHMRARKWGRIISIGGLSARSSSIYGLRNAAVVHMSKTLSDELGADGITLNVIHPGLTVTEAVDARLDRQAAERGISRQELERESAAGVAIRRLPRPQDLAWLAAYLASPKSECVTGEVIAAGGGSQRSVHT, from the coding sequence TTGGATTTGGAACTTGGTGGCCGAGTAGCGGTAGTCACCGGCGGAAGCATGGGGATTGGCAAAGCGATCGCGATTGAACTTGCCCGCGAAGGTGTCGACCTGGCCCTGGCTGCCCGAACCGCCGGCCCGCTGGAGGCAACCGTCAAGGAGATTGCCGCATCGACCGGGCGCCGGGTGATTGGAGTACCGACGGATACGACCAGCACCGCAGCCGTCCAGAATCTGGTGGACAAGACGATTACCGAATTTGGACGCATCGACATCCTGGTCAACTCGGCCGCCATGGCCGGCGGCCAGGTCACTGGCGACCTGGACGAGGCCCAGGAGAAGGACCTGATCGAAGACTTGGACACCAAGGTGGTCGGTTACTTCCGCACCATCAAGGCGGTTGCGCCGCACATGCGGGCCCGCAAATGGGGGCGGATCATCAGCATCGGCGGGCTGTCGGCGCGCAGCTCGTCGATCTACGGCCTCCGCAACGCAGCGGTCGTCCACATGTCCAAGACCCTGTCTGACGAACTGGGTGCGGACGGGATTACGCTCAACGTGATTCACCCCGGCCTCACCGTGACCGAGGCCGTCGACGCACGGTTGGACAGGCAGGCTGCCGAGCGGGGCATCTCGCGCCAGGAGCTGGAGCGCGAATCGGCCGCCGGCGTGGCTATCAGGCGACTGCCGCGGCCGCAGGACCTGGCCTGGCTGGCCGCCTATCTTGCCTCGCCCAAGTCCGAATGCGTCACTGGGGAAGTGATCGCCGCCGGAGGTGGGTCGCAGCGCTCGGTGCACACCTGA
- a CDS encoding acyltransferase family protein, with protein MSTPAQDSSRRYHGLDGLRGFAMLLGIVVHASLPYFSRLLRFEFAWPADDDQSLLLFLVFDFIHAWRMPVFFLMAGFFAHLVLSRRAMKIFAVDRLKRVGLPLVLFGAVMTVLIPPIWVYGWTGKMSVETFWVVVRGSQDLGSSGELVAHLWFLYQLLLMYAALLAFRLLASTGMAQHVLRSAELKKWCGRAGIAVYARFPLLLALAGIALLVFRGGDESKPIWPLNWPDLLYGALFFFYGYGLFARRHLIERWKDPVVLAALWVTALAAFLAHFVLLGALDDASNRGAAQEEIESIWLLGTIFYGAAGALICAGLIGLFERVLQRPLEWVRWLADSAYWVYILHLPLVAFLTFWFAHRDRQGRLDFGIGLEFGAEAKFLIACALTGAVTLVSYRYLVRYSLLGSMLNGPRSRVPPRPR; from the coding sequence ATGAGCACCCCGGCTCAGGATTCGAGCCGGCGATACCACGGGCTGGACGGCCTGCGCGGGTTCGCGATGCTGCTCGGCATAGTCGTGCACGCGTCACTTCCCTATTTTTCGCGTTTGCTCCGATTCGAGTTCGCCTGGCCGGCCGACGACGATCAGTCGCTGCTACTGTTCCTGGTGTTCGACTTCATTCACGCTTGGCGGATGCCGGTGTTTTTTCTCATGGCCGGATTCTTCGCCCATCTGGTGCTCAGTCGCCGCGCGATGAAGATCTTTGCCGTGGACCGACTGAAGCGTGTCGGCCTGCCGCTGGTGCTGTTCGGCGCCGTGATGACGGTATTGATCCCGCCGATCTGGGTATACGGGTGGACCGGCAAGATGTCGGTCGAAACATTCTGGGTAGTGGTTCGGGGGTCACAGGACCTGGGTTCGAGCGGTGAACTGGTCGCCCACCTCTGGTTCCTCTACCAGCTCTTGCTCATGTACGCCGCGTTGCTGGCGTTTCGATTGCTGGCAAGTACGGGAATGGCCCAGCATGTGCTGCGCTCGGCTGAATTGAAGAAATGGTGCGGGCGCGCAGGAATTGCGGTTTACGCGCGATTTCCGCTGCTTCTTGCGCTGGCCGGCATCGCGCTGCTGGTTTTTCGCGGCGGCGACGAGTCCAAACCGATCTGGCCGCTCAACTGGCCGGACTTGTTGTACGGCGCACTGTTTTTCTTCTACGGATACGGACTGTTTGCCCGCCGCCATTTGATCGAACGGTGGAAAGACCCTGTTGTCCTGGCCGCTCTCTGGGTCACGGCGCTGGCGGCATTCTTGGCCCATTTCGTGCTGCTCGGGGCGCTTGACGATGCCTCGAACCGGGGCGCCGCCCAAGAGGAGATTGAATCCATCTGGCTGCTGGGTACGATCTTCTACGGAGCCGCCGGGGCCCTGATTTGCGCCGGGTTGATCGGATTGTTCGAACGGGTCTTGCAGCGTCCGCTGGAATGGGTCCGCTGGCTCGCCGACTCCGCCTACTGGGTATACATCCTCCATTTGCCGCTGGTGGCTTTCCTGACCTTCTGGTTCGCCCACCGTGACCGGCAGGGAAGGTTGGATTTCGGAATTGGCCTGGAATTCGGCGCCGAGGCAAAGTTCCTGATTGCCTGCGCCCTGACCGGCGCCGTGACCCTGGTCAGCTATCGTTACCTGGTCCGCTATTCGCTGCTGGGATCGATGCTCAACGGTCCGCGTTCGAGGGTCCCGCCCAGACCGCGGTAA
- a CDS encoding GNAT family N-acetyltransferase: protein MITIRRARPRDLETIVDFNVRLADESEGVELDRDRLRSGVANALADERRAFYLIAESDGAPIGQLMITYEWSDWRDGEFWWLQSVFVRPEFRRQGVLKALYGRVLELADERNVCGIRLYVERENVAAKAAYESFGITAAVFEMHEHDFVIQRGPDHASSE from the coding sequence ATGATCACTATCCGGCGCGCCCGACCGCGGGATCTGGAAACGATCGTGGATTTCAACGTTCGGCTGGCCGATGAATCCGAGGGCGTGGAACTCGATCGCGACCGCCTGCGCTCCGGGGTTGCCAACGCGCTCGCCGACGAGCGCCGCGCGTTTTACCTGATCGCCGAGTCAGATGGTGCTCCTATCGGGCAGCTGATGATCACCTACGAGTGGAGCGACTGGCGCGACGGTGAGTTCTGGTGGCTCCAGAGCGTGTTCGTAAGGCCCGAATTCCGGCGCCAGGGCGTCCTCAAAGCCCTGTACGGGCGTGTGCTGGAGCTGGCCGACGAGCGCAACGTGTGCGGAATCCGGCTGTACGTCGAACGCGAAAACGTAGCGGCCAAAGCCGCCTACGAGAGCTTTGGTATCACCGCGGCCGTGTTCGAAATGCATGAGCATGACTTCGTCATCCAGCGCGGCCCGGACCACGCGAGCAGCGAATAG
- a CDS encoding lipocalin-like domain-containing protein translates to MSVAMMSAGRQGYAQEDLLGGTDAEKLAAAEGFFSYCGRYEIDGDSVLHHIDVAFFPNRIGSSQRRYFRLEGDRLLLTTPPMMIKGVEKIGHIHWERAR, encoded by the coding sequence ATGTCGGTGGCGATGATGTCGGCCGGCCGGCAAGGCTACGCCCAGGAGGACCTGCTGGGCGGGACCGACGCCGAAAAACTGGCCGCGGCGGAGGGATTCTTCTCCTACTGCGGGCGCTACGAAATCGACGGCGATTCGGTGCTCCACCACATCGACGTGGCCTTTTTCCCAAACCGAATAGGTTCCTCGCAGCGGCGCTACTTCCGCCTGGAAGGCGACCGCCTGCTGCTTACGACTCCTCCGATGATGATCAAGGGCGTGGAAAAAATAGGCCACATCCATTGGGAGCGCGCCCGCTAG
- a CDS encoding sugar ABC transporter permease yields the protein MVSLRRRLGLTTRGGFTAYLFVLPSVVFIGIYVIVPIFGAVYYSFTSYDLLTAPEWTGASNYTDIRSDPQFYPAMRNTLVFALGTVPAGVISSLLLAVLIDRSIRGIYFFRAMFYMPVVSSFVAVSVIFLWIYEPQFGVGNQILRFVGFPGLKWLRSADTALLSIILMSIWKNMGLNMVIYLAGLQSIPPHLYEAAEIDGAGRISKMFRITIPLLGPTTYFVVIVYFIGALQMFTQVFVLACLSVDSICGGPLDSTITIVMHIYFEALVNLQMGYGSAMSVVLFVVIAAITVINARLLSYDIVY from the coding sequence ATGGTGTCCCTGCGCCGTCGCCTGGGCCTGACTACCCGGGGCGGCTTTACCGCCTACCTGTTCGTGCTGCCGTCGGTGGTTTTCATCGGGATTTACGTGATCGTCCCGATATTCGGTGCCGTCTACTACTCCTTCACCTCCTACGACCTTCTGACGGCTCCCGAATGGACCGGGGCAAGCAACTACACCGACATCCGGAGCGACCCGCAGTTTTACCCGGCAATGCGCAACACCCTGGTTTTTGCGCTAGGCACGGTTCCGGCCGGGGTGATCAGCTCGCTGCTCCTGGCGGTCCTGATCGACCGGTCCATTCGCGGCATCTATTTCTTCCGGGCCATGTTCTACATGCCGGTCGTTTCCTCGTTCGTGGCGGTTTCGGTCATCTTTCTCTGGATCTACGAACCCCAATTCGGAGTCGGCAACCAGATCCTGCGGTTTGTGGGGTTTCCCGGCCTGAAGTGGCTGCGCAGCGCCGACACCGCCCTGCTCTCGATCATCCTGATGAGCATCTGGAAGAACATGGGCCTGAACATGGTCATCTACCTGGCCGGCCTGCAGTCGATACCGCCGCACCTTTACGAGGCGGCCGAGATCGACGGCGCCGGGCGGATATCGAAGATGTTCCGGATCACCATTCCGCTGCTGGGTCCGACCACGTACTTCGTGGTGATCGTCTACTTCATCGGCGCGCTGCAGATGTTCACGCAGGTGTTCGTCTTGGCCTGCCTGAGTGTCGACTCGATCTGCGGCGGCCCTTTGGATTCGACGATCACAATCGTGATGCACATTTACTTCGAGGCGCTCGTAAACCTGCAAATGGGTTATGGGTCGGCAATGTCAGTGGTGCTTTTCGTGGTGATTGCCGCCATCACCGTCATAAACGCCCGCCTTCTGTCGTACGACATCGTCTATTGA
- a CDS encoding rhodanese-like domain-containing protein: MNANVDQLGHLQRKLAYETDSADLHAALDRGEPITVIDGRSAEAHSAEHIPGAISLPHRSISAATAAALDKSSVLVCYCDGIGCNASTKTALKLLELGFQVRELIGGLDWWKRDGYPTHGSNGSIPVPSAINIVESSTGRAAR; this comes from the coding sequence ATGAATGCCAACGTCGACCAACTTGGTCATCTGCAACGCAAACTCGCCTATGAGACCGATTCGGCCGATCTGCACGCGGCGCTGGATCGTGGCGAACCGATCACCGTAATCGACGGCCGCTCGGCCGAGGCTCATTCAGCCGAACACATCCCTGGCGCGATCAGCCTCCCACACCGATCGATCAGCGCTGCTACTGCGGCCGCGCTGGACAAATCCAGCGTGCTGGTGTGCTACTGCGACGGCATCGGCTGCAACGCTTCGACCAAGACCGCGCTTAAGCTACTTGAGCTCGGGTTCCAGGTGCGCGAGCTCATCGGCGGCCTGGACTGGTGGAAGCGAGACGGATATCCCACTCATGGGTCGAACGGGAGTATCCCGGTCCCCTCTGCGATCAACATTGTGGAGTCGTCAACCGGGCGGGCCGCCCGGTAG
- a CDS encoding YhfX family PLP-dependent enzyme, producing MLEIVERTNPALIESTCRLHQRGDIPPDCYVVDLEVVRESAARLAERAEANDLRIYAMTKQFNRNPSILEAISSAGVEKFVAVDIEGARAISAQGLDVAHVGHLSQIPRFWIPEVLSMRPDVWTVYGHENAKAISEAATARVIRQDLLLKVTGPDDFTFAGQEGGIPVKQVVDFARNIRDLPGVRIVGVTGFPTVDYDHDANRLTALPNMATVVDAARRVQEELGIEMPQINCPGNSSCASMDLIAAHGGTDAEPGSAFWGMAPQQLFGDDVGRPGQVYLTEVSHRARDRVMVYGGGFYPARQDGPWAVSAALVGDQPDSLSGNRVPAEIPAARWIDYYAWLYPDAGQIVRPGDSAIFFFRPQVFNSRSAHVAAIEGVQQGEPTVISVHDKANRRIR from the coding sequence ATGCTGGAAATCGTCGAGCGAACCAATCCCGCCCTGATTGAGTCCACCTGCCGCCTGCATCAACGCGGCGATATACCTCCGGACTGCTACGTGGTGGACCTGGAAGTCGTCAGGGAGAGCGCCGCCCGGCTGGCCGAGCGCGCCGAGGCCAACGATCTGCGGATCTATGCCATGACCAAGCAGTTCAACCGCAATCCCTCAATCCTTGAGGCGATCTCCTCGGCCGGAGTCGAAAAGTTCGTTGCCGTCGACATTGAAGGGGCCCGTGCCATCAGCGCCCAGGGACTCGACGTAGCCCACGTGGGGCATCTTTCCCAGATTCCCCGCTTTTGGATTCCGGAAGTCCTGTCTATGCGGCCGGACGTTTGGACGGTGTACGGCCACGAGAACGCAAAGGCGATCTCCGAAGCGGCAACGGCCAGAGTCATTCGTCAGGACCTCTTGTTGAAAGTCACCGGACCGGATGATTTCACGTTTGCGGGCCAAGAGGGCGGAATTCCCGTCAAGCAGGTGGTGGATTTCGCCCGCAATATCCGGGACCTGCCGGGTGTTCGTATCGTCGGCGTCACCGGTTTTCCGACCGTTGACTACGACCATGACGCGAACCGGTTGACGGCGCTGCCCAACATGGCCACGGTTGTAGACGCGGCGCGCCGGGTTCAGGAGGAACTGGGCATCGAAATGCCTCAGATCAACTGTCCGGGCAACTCTTCGTGCGCGTCAATGGACCTGATCGCGGCCCATGGCGGTACGGACGCCGAGCCCGGTTCCGCCTTCTGGGGAATGGCCCCCCAGCAATTGTTCGGCGATGATGTCGGTCGGCCCGGACAGGTCTATCTGACAGAGGTGTCGCACCGGGCTCGCGACCGGGTGATGGTCTATGGCGGCGGGTTCTACCCTGCCCGCCAGGACGGACCATGGGCGGTTTCGGCCGCGCTGGTAGGCGATCAACCGGATTCACTTTCCGGCAACAGGGTGCCCGCCGAGATTCCCGCAGCGCGCTGGATCGACTACTACGCCTGGCTATACCCTGATGCCGGCCAAATAGTCCGGCCGGGAGATTCGGCAATCTTCTTTTTCAGGCCGCAGGTGTTTAATTCGCGCTCTGCTCACGTGGCCGCAATTGAAGGCGTGCAGCAGGGAGAACCGACCGTGATTTCAGTCCACGACAAGGCCAACCGCCGAATCAGGTAA
- a CDS encoding sulfatase, which yields MLAGLRRTDPVLQRNVLKPNIVFAFADDWGRYASAYRDRPGEGTLHELIDTPNFDRVADEGALFLNAHVPAPSCTPCRSSILSGRYFWQTGLGAILAGARWDESIPSYPLILEEAGYHIGYTYKVWMPGLVEHAPYGGERTAYESAGIRFNNFSEEATQRLNSVSIESAKQELLDEVGGNFDSFIAARPSDAPFCYWWGPTNTHRTWQRGSGEQLWGLDPDELSGRMPEFLPDVHEIREDFNDYLGECLAFDAGLGVIIERLESIGELENTLLVVSGDHGIPGFPRGKCNLYDFGTEVAMSVRWPGHVKPGRVISDFVNLMDLAPTFLDAGGVEYPDGMVARSLMPLLDSDKSGRIEEERDFVVTGRERHMLAREGYLPYPQRAIRTDCFLYIHNFEPDRWPAGDPGGLDDDAALPPPDEDILSNYLAVYGDLDLGPTKLWMIRNRAREDVKPLFELGFGKRPREELYDLRVDPDYMKNVAYEDEYEPVRADLNARLMAVLEEQDDPRVVESPPRFEFPPYGGPVPEAWHAENKRLLFAKDPRVYAMVYGNEAP from the coding sequence ATCCTTGCCGGTCTACGACGCACAGACCCGGTTTTACAGAGGAATGTCTTGAAACCAAACATCGTTTTCGCATTCGCCGACGACTGGGGCAGATACGCCAGCGCCTACCGCGACCGGCCCGGCGAAGGCACCCTCCACGAACTCATCGACACCCCCAACTTCGACCGGGTGGCCGACGAGGGCGCGCTTTTCCTCAACGCGCACGTGCCGGCGCCAAGCTGCACTCCCTGCCGGAGCTCAATACTCTCGGGCAGGTACTTCTGGCAGACCGGCCTAGGAGCGATCCTGGCCGGCGCCAGGTGGGATGAGAGCATTCCGAGCTACCCCCTCATCCTGGAAGAGGCCGGCTACCACATCGGCTACACGTACAAGGTCTGGATGCCCGGGCTGGTCGAGCACGCCCCCTACGGCGGGGAGCGCACCGCCTACGAGTCGGCCGGCATCAGGTTCAACAACTTTTCCGAAGAGGCGACGCAGCGACTCAACAGCGTTTCCATCGAATCGGCCAAGCAGGAACTGCTGGACGAGGTCGGCGGCAACTTCGACAGCTTTATCGCCGCGAGGCCTTCCGATGCACCGTTCTGCTATTGGTGGGGGCCCACCAACACCCACCGCACCTGGCAGCGCGGCTCCGGCGAGCAGCTCTGGGGCCTCGACCCCGACGAACTTTCCGGCCGCATGCCCGAGTTCCTCCCCGACGTGCACGAGATACGCGAGGACTTCAACGACTATCTCGGCGAATGCCTGGCCTTCGATGCGGGACTGGGAGTCATCATCGAACGTTTGGAGTCGATCGGCGAACTCGAAAACACTTTGCTGGTCGTCAGCGGCGACCACGGCATCCCGGGATTCCCGCGGGGCAAGTGCAACCTCTACGACTTCGGGACCGAAGTGGCCATGTCGGTTCGCTGGCCGGGGCACGTAAAGCCGGGTCGCGTCATCAGCGATTTCGTGAACTTGATGGACTTGGCGCCCACCTTTCTGGACGCCGGTGGGGTGGAATACCCCGACGGGATGGTGGCGCGCAGCCTTATGCCCCTACTGGACTCCGACAAGAGCGGGCGCATTGAGGAGGAAAGGGACTTCGTCGTAACCGGCCGGGAACGGCACATGCTCGCCAGGGAGGGATATCTGCCGTACCCGCAGCGGGCGATTCGCACCGACTGCTTCCTGTACATCCACAACTTCGAGCCCGACCGCTGGCCGGCCGGGGATCCGGGCGGCCTGGACGATGATGCGGCACTGCCGCCGCCGGACGAGGACATCCTGTCGAATTACCTGGCGGTGTACGGAGACCTGGACCTGGGTCCCACGAAGTTGTGGATGATCCGCAACCGGGCCCGGGAAGACGTCAAGCCGCTATTTGAGTTGGGCTTCGGCAAGAGGCCGCGGGAAGAGCTCTACGACCTGCGCGTGGATCCCGACTACATGAAAAACGTGGCTTACGAAGACGAATACGAGCCGGTGCGCGCCGACTTGAACGCCCGCCTCATGGCGGTCCTGGAGGAACAGGATGATCCGCGCGTGGTCGAGTCACCGCCGAGGTTTGAGTTCCCGCCCTACGGGGGGCCCGTGCCCGAAGCGTGGCATGCCGAAAACAAGCGGCTGCTCTTTGCGAAAGATCCGAGGGTGTACGCGATGGTGTACGGAAACGAGGCACCCTGA
- a CDS encoding DUF2075 domain-containing protein, translating into MRPSEQRADPTVTPGARRGWDSTFPEFGTAPRSEVLSQLRRAYPESSPQEVDSWRRNVPELQREVSEVVRIQTDAADFTAVMEYELPMESRRADVVLLVGAAVVVLELKGKVAPSDADIDQAHAYSRDLSCYHRDCHSRPVHAVLVPTRMPGPVRTERGVTICPPDLLDGLIADLSDAATPDPLVASRFLDSDAYRPMPSLVRAARELFRHKRPPQLWRAAANTDAAVECVQTIVRQAYQKGTRHLVLVRGAPGSGKTLVGLRLAHSPRPGEYAADGDGPQAIFLSGNGPLVEVLQYVLKPGGGGGKTFVRPIRDYVKRFSRNSKVVPGERLVVFDEAQRAHDRARVADVHKTPPQVARSEPEHFIEFAERQPDWSVVVGLIGDGQEIHLGEESGLALWATALRQSPQTKSWRVHGPQAMAGQFEGLDFSAQPELSLDETIRSHFASRLHEYVARIVAGPEQSGTGMRALAARLEREGHDLRITRDLEKAKRYLRERYADDPEARYGLIASSRDRDLAGFGIPNDWQSTRRVRYGPWYNDREDDPAGQSCRHLEEAVTEFGAQGLELDAVLLAWGTDFRIVNGSWSIDRARKYRPSGHSTVKDPAALRANAYRVLLTRGRDAHVVFMPPLEELDETMRFLLDSGFRRLR; encoded by the coding sequence ATGCGGCCATCAGAACAAAGGGCAGATCCGACAGTGACACCCGGTGCGCGCCGCGGATGGGATTCGACTTTCCCAGAGTTTGGAACCGCGCCCCGTTCCGAGGTTCTCTCCCAACTGCGGCGGGCGTATCCGGAGTCTTCTCCCCAAGAAGTCGATTCTTGGCGACGCAACGTCCCTGAGCTGCAGCGCGAAGTCAGCGAAGTCGTCAGAATCCAAACCGACGCCGCCGATTTCACCGCGGTCATGGAGTACGAGCTGCCGATGGAATCGCGGCGCGCCGATGTAGTCCTGTTGGTGGGCGCAGCAGTTGTCGTACTGGAGTTGAAGGGTAAGGTGGCTCCCTCCGACGCCGACATCGATCAGGCGCACGCCTATTCGCGCGACTTGTCGTGCTATCACCGCGATTGCCATTCCCGCCCCGTTCATGCGGTGCTTGTTCCAACCCGCATGCCGGGCCCAGTTCGCACCGAGCGCGGCGTGACGATCTGCCCACCCGATCTCTTGGATGGATTGATCGCCGATCTATCGGACGCGGCTACGCCGGACCCGCTGGTGGCCTCGCGATTCCTAGATTCCGACGCCTACCGACCGATGCCGTCGCTGGTCCGAGCCGCCCGTGAACTCTTTCGGCACAAACGCCCCCCGCAGCTCTGGCGGGCAGCTGCAAACACCGACGCAGCGGTCGAATGCGTGCAGACGATCGTCCGACAGGCATATCAGAAAGGAACCAGGCACCTGGTCCTTGTCCGAGGGGCGCCCGGGTCGGGCAAGACGCTGGTCGGCCTGCGACTGGCCCATTCACCGCGGCCGGGCGAATATGCCGCCGATGGCGATGGCCCGCAGGCGATTTTTCTGTCCGGCAACGGCCCACTAGTCGAGGTTCTCCAGTACGTCCTCAAACCCGGAGGAGGCGGCGGCAAAACATTCGTTCGTCCGATCCGCGACTATGTAAAGCGCTTCTCCCGCAATTCCAAGGTTGTTCCCGGAGAGCGGCTGGTGGTATTCGACGAGGCCCAGCGCGCGCATGATCGCGCCAGGGTCGCCGATGTGCACAAGACTCCTCCGCAGGTTGCAAGATCCGAACCGGAACATTTCATCGAGTTCGCCGAACGGCAGCCGGACTGGTCGGTCGTAGTCGGGCTGATAGGCGACGGGCAGGAAATCCACCTCGGCGAGGAATCGGGCCTTGCGCTGTGGGCAACCGCCTTGCGTCAGAGCCCGCAAACCAAATCCTGGCGGGTACACGGTCCCCAAGCAATGGCCGGGCAATTCGAAGGGTTGGACTTCTCGGCGCAGCCCGAACTCAGTCTCGACGAGACGATCCGTTCACACTTTGCCTCACGGCTGCACGAATACGTCGCCCGGATCGTGGCCGGACCCGAACAATCCGGAACGGGGATGCGGGCGCTGGCTGCCAGACTGGAGCGCGAAGGCCACGATCTGCGCATTACCCGCGACCTGGAAAAAGCCAAACGGTACTTGCGTGAGCGTTACGCCGATGATCCCGAGGCGAGATACGGACTGATCGCATCCAGCCGGGATCGGGATCTTGCCGGATTCGGCATACCAAACGACTGGCAGTCCACCCGTCGGGTCCGCTACGGACCCTGGTACAACGATCGCGAGGACGACCCGGCCGGGCAGTCCTGTCGCCATCTTGAAGAGGCCGTTACCGAATTCGGCGCCCAGGGTCTCGAATTGGATGCGGTCCTGCTGGCCTGGGGGACCGATTTTCGGATCGTAAATGGGAGCTGGTCGATCGACCGCGCCAGGAAGTACCGCCCTTCAGGGCACTCAACAGTCAAGGATCCGGCGGCACTGCGCGCCAACGCCTACCGCGTGCTGCTGACTCGCGGACGCGACGCCCACGTGGTGTTCATGCCCCCACTTGAGGAACTGGACGAGACGATGCGGTTCCTGTTGGACAGCGGATTTCGTCGCCTCCGCTAG